One stretch of Deltaproteobacteria bacterium DNA includes these proteins:
- a CDS encoding glycosyltransferase has translation MKFFAACHLGALFVMALYGLYRLYQILLWVRERRRYPCPPPTPSVSALRVAVQLPIYNEKFVARRLIDAACRLDWPRHLLEIQVLDDSTDETCAIVDEAVTYWRGEGIPIQVVRRSQREGYKAGALAYGMGVSSAEYFAVFDADFLPRPDFLRQLMPYFSNPDVGFVQARWGFINETDSWLTRIQGVLLGAHFGMEQFLRHRKGLFLNFNGTAGILRRTAIEDAGGWSPETVTEDLDLSFRMHLAGWKAVYVNDVEVPSELPPHLSGLINQQRRWAKGSIQTARKLLIPIWRSGARLHQKIEATFHLIANVGWLMGTIIFLTLYPTVIERNGLDAKTIILIDVPVFLLANIALLAYYFVSEHRARGKGTGKTLLSLVILPLYGIGLAPGITLGVIEGLVRTGGIFVRTPKFGNKRDDEIRSSQYLHKNLTLPAISLTLLLYSLLPVVHVISNRRFLALPFLLFFTAAQALILLHEASEWAGTIRFAGRPHDAFNKGWDGEGKNGRRSHEKGGGGSIRPNAACSVRNEDGIGN, from the coding sequence ATGAAGTTCTTTGCGGCATGCCACTTAGGCGCCCTCTTCGTCATGGCCCTTTACGGGCTCTACCGCCTGTATCAGATCCTCCTCTGGGTTCGGGAGAGGAGGAGGTATCCCTGCCCACCTCCTACTCCATCCGTTTCGGCCTTACGGGTCGCTGTCCAGCTTCCCATCTACAATGAGAAGTTCGTCGCGCGACGGCTCATCGACGCCGCATGCCGCCTGGACTGGCCCCGCCATCTCCTCGAGATCCAGGTCCTGGATGACTCGACGGACGAAACGTGCGCAATCGTGGACGAGGCAGTCACATACTGGAGGGGTGAAGGCATCCCTATCCAGGTCGTGAGGAGATCGCAACGGGAGGGTTACAAGGCAGGCGCCTTGGCGTACGGGATGGGCGTCAGCAGCGCTGAGTATTTTGCCGTCTTTGACGCGGACTTCCTCCCCCGACCAGATTTCCTGCGGCAACTCATGCCGTATTTCTCAAACCCGGATGTAGGATTTGTCCAAGCCCGGTGGGGGTTTATTAACGAGACGGATTCCTGGCTCACCCGCATCCAGGGGGTCCTTCTTGGGGCCCATTTTGGGATGGAGCAGTTTCTCCGGCACCGCAAGGGGCTTTTTCTCAACTTCAACGGCACAGCGGGCATCCTACGACGCACGGCCATCGAGGATGCGGGAGGATGGTCACCTGAGACGGTGACAGAAGACCTGGATCTCAGCTTCCGGATGCACCTTGCGGGCTGGAAGGCGGTCTATGTAAACGACGTGGAGGTGCCATCGGAACTCCCCCCCCACCTGAGCGGACTCATAAACCAGCAGAGGCGATGGGCCAAGGGCTCGATTCAGACCGCCCGCAAACTCCTCATCCCCATCTGGAGGTCCGGGGCAAGACTCCATCAGAAGATCGAGGCGACCTTCCACCTCATTGCCAACGTGGGCTGGCTCATGGGGACGATCATATTCCTCACCCTCTATCCCACAGTCATCGAAAGAAATGGATTGGACGCCAAGACGATCATCCTCATCGACGTCCCGGTCTTCCTCCTTGCAAACATTGCCCTTCTCGCCTACTACTTCGTAAGCGAACATCGAGCAAGGGGGAAGGGGACCGGAAAAACGCTCCTGTCCCTTGTGATCCTACCGCTCTACGGGATAGGCCTTGCCCCTGGCATCACCCTCGGGGTCATCGAGGGGCTCGTACGCACGGGAGGCATCTTTGTAAGGACACCGAAATTCGGCAACAAGAGGGATGACGAAATCAGATCTTCCCAGTATCTCCACAAAAACCTCACTTTACCCGCCATCTCGCTCACCCTCCTGCTCTACAGCCTCCTTCCGGTCGTCCATGTTATCAGTAATAGGCGCTTTTTAGCCCTTCCCTTTCTCCTCTTCTTCACCGCGGCCCAGGCGCTGATCCTCCTCCACGAGGCCTCCGAGTGGGCTGGCACGATCCGGTTTGCAGGCAGGCCTCATGATGCCTTCAATAAAGGGTGGGATGGCGAGGGCAAAAACGGGCGCCGCAGTCACGAAAAAGGCGGCGGAGGCTCTATCCGTCCAAACGCCGCATGCAGTGTAAGGAACGAGGACGGCATAGGAAATTAG